In a genomic window of Pelotomaculum thermopropionicum SI:
- the DppC gene encoding ABC-type dipeptide/oligopeptide/nickel transport systems, permease components, with the protein MHVNYWQEVKKNNTGRAGLALLFLITAVAVMAPLLGYSEPCAYTGAAFSPPSLQHWLGTDDVGQDVWTRLLFGARTSLAVGCGVALLSVLFSVLVGGTAALLGGFYERFWMRLVDVLIVVPPVIVAVLVASYLRPNLFLLIFLISAFLWPGGARVVRAQVLSLKEKMSVAASRTFGAGLKHLLRCHIIPDLGPVLVALLIQDARRAIFMEAGLSFLGVCDPSLISWGKMIQQALKFTYLEVWKWWLLPAGIALSLTIMGFAFTGFALETALNPRLRKEAGYARD; encoded by the coding sequence ATGCACGTTAATTACTGGCAGGAGGTTAAAAAGAACAATACCGGCCGGGCCGGCCTGGCGCTTCTGTTTTTAATAACGGCCGTGGCAGTCATGGCTCCCCTTTTGGGCTATTCCGAACCTTGTGCCTACACCGGTGCTGCCTTCAGCCCACCGTCACTTCAGCACTGGCTGGGTACTGACGATGTGGGGCAGGATGTCTGGACAAGACTTCTTTTTGGTGCCCGTACCTCCCTCGCCGTAGGGTGCGGGGTGGCGCTTTTGTCTGTTTTATTCAGCGTTTTGGTGGGCGGTACAGCAGCCCTTTTAGGAGGGTTTTATGAGCGGTTCTGGATGCGGCTGGTAGATGTGCTAATTGTTGTCCCCCCGGTTATTGTTGCGGTCCTGGTAGCGTCTTACCTGCGGCCGAACCTTTTTCTTCTGATCTTTTTGATTTCTGCCTTTTTGTGGCCTGGAGGAGCAAGAGTGGTCAGGGCGCAGGTGCTTTCTTTAAAGGAAAAAATGTCTGTAGCCGCGTCCCGCACCTTTGGCGCTGGTTTGAAGCATTTGCTTCGCTGCCATATTATACCCGATCTCGGGCCCGTCCTGGTTGCCTTGTTGATCCAGGATGCGCGCCGGGCTATCTTTATGGAAGCGGGCCTTTCCTTTTTGGGGGTCTGTGACCCTTCTTTAATCAGTTGGGGCAAGATGATTCAGCAGGCTTTGAAATTCACCTATCTTGAGGTATGGAAGTGGTGGCTTTTGCCTGCAGGAATTGCCCTGTCACTGACCATAATGGGTTTTGCTTTTACTGGTTTTGCCCTGGAGACTGCTTTAAATCCTCGTTTACGAAAAGAGGCTGGTTATGCTAGAGATTAA
- a CDS encoding formylmethanofuran dehydrogenase subunit E: MEFHGHSCPGLATGFRVARIALRELESIRSQDEELVAIVENDACGVDAVQVLTGCTLGKGNLIYRDYGKQVYTFACRESGRAVRIAVKGSAWSNDQEMKEVRKRVFGGTASEEEKEVFQRHQSARTRFILDMPEDDFCTIQHVTIELPSKARIFDSHLCAECGEPVMEPRARVKGGKIVCMPCAGSYTRGW, encoded by the coding sequence GTGGAATTCCACGGCCATTCCTGCCCAGGACTGGCAACCGGCTTCCGGGTGGCCAGGATAGCCTTGAGAGAGCTGGAGTCAATCCGCTCGCAAGACGAGGAACTGGTAGCAATAGTGGAAAACGACGCCTGCGGGGTAGATGCAGTCCAGGTTCTCACCGGCTGCACCTTAGGCAAAGGGAACCTGATCTACCGCGACTACGGCAAGCAGGTCTACACCTTTGCCTGCCGCGAGAGCGGACGGGCGGTGCGGATTGCCGTAAAAGGTTCAGCCTGGAGCAATGACCAGGAAATGAAGGAGGTCAGGAAAAGGGTTTTTGGCGGTACCGCTTCTGAGGAGGAAAAAGAGGTTTTTCAAAGGCACCAGAGCGCTCGCACCCGTTTTATTCTTGACATGCCGGAGGATGATTTCTGTACAATACAGCATGTCACCATAGAGCTGCCATCCAAAGCGCGCATTTTCGACTCCCACCTCTGCGCTGAATGCGGCGAGCCTGTGATGGAGCCCAGGGCGAGAGTAAAAGGCGGCAAAATTGTTTGCATGCCGTGTGCCGGCAGTTACACCCGCGGGTGGTAA
- the DppB gene encoding ABC-type dipeptide/oligopeptide/nickel transport systems, permease components: MNRTGSAANYVLALLVILSLNFILPRLMPGDPLQAIYGEEALTSMSEELKKELTRRFSLDRTLGEQFLVYWPALLKGDLGYSYFYNAPVLKVILGFLPWTVLLTGLALTISTLLGLLLGIESAYRRGLTLDRLLLSGMMFISGFPDFFVGILLLLFFGVFLQLMPLAGALTPYAGYSGLALALDVLHHLVLPVAALVLARLTATYLLTRNAMIATLGEAFILTARAKGCPERVIRYRHAGRSSLLPVVTAAGLQFTHLVTGALFIEIVFNYPGMGSLLYKALLARDYPLLQGVLLLVALVVLVVNFLVDFLYAKIDPRVVANAR, from the coding sequence ATGAACAGGACAGGTTCTGCTGCCAACTATGTGCTGGCTTTGCTTGTAATCCTTTCTTTAAACTTTATCCTGCCCCGCCTGATGCCCGGCGATCCCCTGCAGGCGATTTACGGGGAAGAGGCCTTAACCAGCATGTCAGAGGAACTAAAAAAAGAGCTGACCCGGCGGTTTTCTTTGGACCGCACCTTGGGCGAGCAGTTCTTAGTCTACTGGCCTGCTTTATTAAAAGGCGATCTTGGTTACTCGTATTTTTATAACGCTCCTGTTCTCAAAGTGATTCTGGGTTTTCTTCCCTGGACGGTTTTGTTGACGGGACTGGCTTTGACCATATCTACCTTGCTTGGCTTGCTCCTGGGCATTGAGTCTGCTTACAGGCGCGGCCTGACCCTGGACAGGTTATTGCTGTCAGGAATGATGTTCATTAGCGGCTTTCCGGATTTTTTTGTAGGGATTCTTTTGCTTCTCTTTTTTGGCGTCTTTTTGCAACTGATGCCCCTGGCAGGGGCCCTTACACCCTATGCCGGATACAGCGGGCTGGCTCTCGCTTTAGATGTTTTGCATCACCTGGTGCTGCCGGTTGCTGCGCTGGTCCTGGCAAGACTTACAGCAACTTACCTCTTGACCAGAAATGCGATGATCGCAACCCTGGGGGAAGCCTTTATTTTGACGGCAAGGGCCAAAGGCTGCCCGGAGCGCGTTATCAGGTACCGGCATGCCGGGCGGAGTTCCCTTCTGCCGGTGGTTACCGCAGCCGGCCTGCAGTTTACTCACCTGGTTACGGGTGCCCTCTTTATAGAAATTGTGTTCAATTACCCAGGGATGGGCTCGCTGCTCTATAAGGCCCTTTTAGCCCGTGACTATCCTCTCCTGCAGGGGGTCCTCCTGCTGGTTGCGCTCGTTGTGCTGGTTGTAAATTTCCTGGTAGACTTTCTGTACGCAAAAATTGACCCAAGGGTGGTAGCCAATGCACGTTAA
- a CDS encoding ATPase components of various ABC-type transport systems, contain duplicated ATPase, producing MLEIKNLAVSYNGVPVLVDVNLCLPKGEILAITGESGAGKTTLGLSVLGLSEGRCTGEIIFKGRNILASSEEERRRMRGREVAMVFQNVEGALHPLYNVYDQVVESILVHGYLDRDKAGRRAKDLLISVGLDERRAEAYPHQLSGGEKQRALIAMALANNPEVLILDEPTASLDSITKLEIIALIKEIAGDRVVLVITHDISAAAMLADKMAVLYGGRIVEYGCTEDLLASPRHPYTRGLLRSYPNMTTVKDLQGIPGQMSHGVFGCSFHPRCTQSIEICASEVPVPIKNGDRLVACHRGGIVPLLVVRKLCKSFGSVKAVREVDLSLYEGETLALVGESGSGKTTLARTIMGLYKPDKGEVFFDSGKYRLGENGFYRQVQMIFQNPGESLSHRMNVLEAVREPLDVNSLGSKEERLAKVRRVLEEVELPNDDGFLHKYPHHLSGGEVQRVAIARALVMDPKVLIADEPTSALDASVQAKILKLLLNLQEKRGLAMLLITHDIALARKVSDRLAVMLKGRIVEEGPVSEVLNKPLHPYTKSLLSSAPSLLSLPENLGKNRHSCLDKIFLDEPCEAGKSLVNTRLQEESYGCSFANR from the coding sequence ATGCTAGAGATTAAAAATTTGGCAGTGTCTTATAACGGAGTGCCGGTTCTTGTGGATGTTAATTTGTGCCTGCCCAAAGGAGAAATTTTGGCTATTACCGGAGAGTCGGGTGCCGGCAAAACTACCCTGGGGCTTTCTGTTCTGGGGCTTTCAGAAGGCAGGTGTACGGGTGAGATTATTTTTAAGGGCAGGAACATTCTGGCATCTTCTGAAGAGGAACGTCGCCGGATGCGGGGCAGGGAAGTCGCCATGGTTTTTCAAAATGTTGAAGGCGCCCTGCATCCACTGTATAACGTTTATGACCAGGTTGTAGAGTCTATTTTAGTTCACGGTTATTTGGATAGGGATAAGGCTGGCCGGAGGGCAAAAGACCTGTTGATTTCAGTAGGTCTTGATGAGCGCAGGGCAGAAGCCTATCCTCACCAGTTGAGCGGTGGAGAAAAACAGAGAGCGCTTATTGCTATGGCGCTTGCCAATAACCCAGAGGTTTTGATCCTCGATGAGCCTACAGCTTCGCTGGATTCAATAACAAAATTGGAGATTATTGCCCTGATTAAAGAAATAGCCGGTGATAGGGTTGTACTGGTAATCACCCACGATATTTCTGCTGCCGCCATGCTGGCGGATAAAATGGCAGTACTGTACGGCGGCCGGATCGTGGAATACGGCTGTACGGAGGATTTACTGGCCAGCCCGCGCCACCCGTATACACGGGGCCTGTTGCGCTCTTATCCTAATATGACTACAGTTAAGGACCTGCAGGGCATACCCGGCCAGATGTCTCACGGGGTTTTTGGCTGCTCCTTTCACCCGCGCTGCACCCAGAGCATAGAAATTTGTGCCAGCGAAGTACCGGTGCCTATAAAGAATGGTGACCGCCTGGTTGCCTGCCATCGCGGAGGCATAGTGCCTCTGCTGGTAGTGAGGAAACTCTGCAAATCTTTTGGTTCGGTAAAAGCTGTCAGGGAAGTTGACTTAAGCCTCTATGAGGGGGAAACTTTAGCTCTGGTCGGCGAAAGCGGTTCCGGCAAAACAACCCTGGCCAGGACAATAATGGGACTTTACAAGCCTGATAAAGGGGAGGTATTCTTTGATAGCGGGAAATACCGCCTGGGGGAAAATGGCTTTTACAGGCAGGTGCAGATGATCTTTCAAAACCCCGGGGAGTCTCTGAGCCACCGGATGAATGTCCTGGAGGCGGTAAGGGAGCCCCTGGATGTGAACAGCTTGGGCAGCAAAGAAGAAAGGCTGGCAAAAGTGCGGCGCGTTTTGGAGGAAGTTGAGCTTCCAAACGACGACGGTTTCCTGCATAAATACCCTCACCATTTAAGCGGGGGCGAGGTGCAGAGGGTGGCCATAGCCAGGGCTCTGGTGATGGACCCAAAAGTGCTGATTGCTGACGAGCCCACTTCAGCCCTGGATGCCAGCGTTCAGGCCAAGATTTTAAAACTTCTGTTGAATTTACAGGAAAAAAGAGGCCTGGCCATGCTTTTGATTACCCATGACATAGCCCTGGCCAGAAAGGTCAGCGACCGGTTGGCCGTCATGCTTAAAGGGCGTATTGTTGAAGAAGGGCCAGTCAGTGAAGTTTTAAATAAACCGCTGCACCCCTATACGAAGAGCTTGTTGAGTTCAGCGCCTTCCCTTTTAAGTTTGCCTGAAAATCTGGGGAAAAACAGGCACAGCTGCCTGGATAAAATATTTTTGGATGAGCCTTGCGAGGCGGGAAAATCGTTGGTTAATACCCGGCTGCAGGAAGAATCATACGGTTGCTCCTTCGCCAACCGCTAG